A window of Malania oleifera isolate guangnan ecotype guangnan chromosome 5, ASM2987363v1, whole genome shotgun sequence contains these coding sequences:
- the LOC131155415 gene encoding uncharacterized protein LOC131155415 isoform X2 — translation MPPQLLLPLFCLLFAFFDQNLAIGSQPSIYDTLRSHGLPMGLLPKGVKDFTVDDAGRFEVHLDRACNAKFESELHYDLNVSGTLSYGQIGELSGISAQELFLWFPVKGIRVDVPSSGLIYFDVGVVFKQFALSLFETPPDCLAVQDSYLLDDSIVAEDQSGELLHWLDHRDIASAVM, via the exons ATGCCTCCTCAACTCCTCCTGCCTCTTTTCTGCTTATTGTTTGCTTTCTTCGATCAAAACCTCGCAATCGGATCTCAGCCATCGATATACGACACTCTCAGGTCGCACGGCCTCCCAATGGGCTTGCTTCCGAAGGGCGTCAAGGATTTCACCGTTGACGACGCCGGAAGGTTCGAAGTGCATCTGGATCGAGCGTGCAACGCCAAGTTCGAGAGCGAATTGCATTACGATCTCAACGTTTCAGGGACTCTGAGCTACGGTCAGATCGGCGAGCTCTCGGGGATTTCAGCGCAAGAGTTGTTTCTCTGGTTTCCCGTTAAGGGGATTCGCGTCGATGTCCCAAGCTCCGGACTCATTTACTTTGATGTGGGTGTTGTTTTCAAGCAATTCGCTCTGTCCCTGTTCGAGACCCCGCCGGATTGTTTGGCCGTTCAAGATTCTTATCTTCTCGATGATAGTATCGTTGCCGAG GATCAATCTGGGGAGCTTCTACATTGGCTTGATCATAGAGATATTGCAAGCGCTGTCATGTAA
- the LOC131155415 gene encoding uncharacterized protein LOC131155415 isoform X1 → MPPQLLLPLFCLLFAFFDQNLAIGSQPSIYDTLRSHGLPMGLLPKGVKDFTVDDAGRFEVHLDRACNAKFESELHYDLNVSGTLSYGQIGELSGISAQELFLWFPVKGIRVDVPSSGLIYFDVGVVFKQFALSLFETPPDCLAVQDSYLLDDSIVAEVTSNDQSGELLHWLDHRDIASAVM, encoded by the exons ATGCCTCCTCAACTCCTCCTGCCTCTTTTCTGCTTATTGTTTGCTTTCTTCGATCAAAACCTCGCAATCGGATCTCAGCCATCGATATACGACACTCTCAGGTCGCACGGCCTCCCAATGGGCTTGCTTCCGAAGGGCGTCAAGGATTTCACCGTTGACGACGCCGGAAGGTTCGAAGTGCATCTGGATCGAGCGTGCAACGCCAAGTTCGAGAGCGAATTGCATTACGATCTCAACGTTTCAGGGACTCTGAGCTACGGTCAGATCGGCGAGCTCTCGGGGATTTCAGCGCAAGAGTTGTTTCTCTGGTTTCCCGTTAAGGGGATTCGCGTCGATGTCCCAAGCTCCGGACTCATTTACTTTGATGTGGGTGTTGTTTTCAAGCAATTCGCTCTGTCCCTGTTCGAGACCCCGCCGGATTGTTTGGCCGTTCAAGATTCTTATCTTCTCGATGATAGTATCGTTGCCGAGGTGACGTCCAAT GATCAATCTGGGGAGCTTCTACATTGGCTTGATCATAGAGATATTGCAAGCGCTGTCATGTAA